The following DNA comes from Apis cerana isolate GH-2021 linkage group LG14, AcerK_1.0, whole genome shotgun sequence.
taaattatattaaaatttaagatattaatttatatagataatacacaattaatattttattttttatcaaataattataatataaaatttaatataaaattttcagttcTCAACAGTTTAAATGAAAGTAATCAAAAACagtttgaagaaaaagaaaaaaatttaagattccaAGCTATTCAGGAAATTTTAACGACAGAAGTTACATATTTACGGCAATTAGAAATCTTAATGGAGGTATTTTCTATGGatatttagtaatatatttttcaaaattcaaaatgtcattcaaatattaaaaatattaaattatttaaaagtattataatataaatgataaaatgaaacatataaatatattttttttttcagtattttATACAACctatgtttgaaaaaaaattattaaatcataatttacttTCAACATTGTctgaaaacataaaaacattatataatgttaGTGGAGAATTAAtacaagaattaaaagaagatcCACAAAATATAGCAGATGCATTTCACAAACTTgctccattttttaaattatattctatttatgctTATGATtatgaacaaattttattattattacaggtatatattattatattattaatttattaattaaaagttatttttatgcagataaatttttttagaataaacaagaaaatgacattgaatttaagaattttattaataaacaagaaaCAAGACCAGAAGTTGGCAGAAAATTAccttcattattaattacaccAATACAAAGAGTACCTAGATATAAATTACTCTTGAAAGAAGTCTTGCAACATACATCTAATAaacataaagaatataatcttttacaaggtaattttaaaataattgtaaaatgcttgtaacaaaatattttttaatgttatatataataatattatttcaattatcatatcatatcaattAGAATAGATatcaatagatataataaattcattgtttTTATAGTATGTTTAGTAGAAGTTGAAAAAGCTGCAAGACATATAAATACCTTTATTGAACAATATGaagaaacacaaaaattattaaaacttcaaaaatgtattatgAACCCAATTAATTTAGTAAAACCTGgtagaaaattgattaaacaaGGATCATTAATGAGAGTTTCGAGACGTGGAAGTTctgtatataaaagatattttgttcttttgaatgatattttattatattgtaaaggTGATCCAGAAAATTCTTTAACTGTGTGTTGTGTTTTaccattaaataaatgtaaaattgaatCAGTTCTGAGTGGTGgattatttcgtattatttgtttaagtGAGACACTCTTATTGTATTCTGAGAAAGATGATAGTAATTTATGGATAGAAGCAATACAAAGTTCCATAAAGaaggtattattaaaaaatagaaatttcttttatttaaatttattaaatttaaaaactaatttgtatttttttttaatctctttttttattttagtatgcAGAATGTAGACAAACATTAAGAAAAGATAGCAGTTCAAGAAAACCATTAAGGCATAACAAccttaatttatttccatctGAAAATATACCTATAGTTGctggtaaaagaaaaagatcaaaTAAAGAAACTAAGGtgcatatacaattttttatcaattaaaaaatttgttatttttattctaataaattttaaaatatatatttatagattaactTGGATGCTTCACAAATTATGTATTTGAAAAAGGACAATGAAGCAGATCCAGATatacaatcaaataataattgtttggtactcttaaaaaaatttaaaaaatttaaaaatgatagtgattctaaatgtatttcatcttataaagaaaatattaattatgtaagtttcatattcttaattataattataaatatttttatattataattataaaaaatataaattaagaaataattaatgcaatttatttgcagaaaattatagataaagatATACATCTTAAAGAAAACAGTATATCATGTTTATCTTCTATTCatgcaaattataaacaaGAATCATCAACTCTTAAATCTATTAGTGAATTCTTTATATCTATTGGTTCATCtataaaagaattctttaaGTTTAATTCTCTAAGATGAtatgatattgataataaaattgatgaaattatgaggtaattatttaaaatccagatatttttccttaatttCCTAAGTTATTCAAActgagatattataaatataaattatagatattataaatatatagtttaatttatataaaatattccatgtatttaaaaactaaaatttcattttcaagctatatatacatgtaaaatctaaaatcgtgtatcattcaaaataatttaatttgctagatagaattttattattctatcttcGTTTTATCTTCGTTTTGTCTTTGTATCTTtgttttaaatctataattttgtattgcttgcgacattttaaataagtacttatatgtttatatttaaacttatatataaacttatatataaatatgtatttatatttaaatttctctaacATTagcaaatataagaaaataaataaactagatatacaaaaataaaataaattatcttaagtcataaaattattaaacaaaacacaaatatagataaaataatatttgttattgctgattattgtataaaaatatataataatgttttattattgacagatattacattgaattattacattgaattagaataaaaatcccCAGATAGAACTAAACGAAGATATAATACCGATACCTACAAATGATAAGagagttgaatttttttatcatacaattaataaaatatcatttctgaTTGAGGTAAGATAAAGCTTTATGTGTGtaatataagataagaaagataataaGAGTTTATAAAAACgacaaataatgaataatacaaaacaagtgttattctttctattttaaattattttaaaaataaaaaaacagttatattttttatatattacattttatttcatatttataattatgatattaaattttttgattttacgatttaaaatttttttaatttaatttattaaattatatttaaaattcaaatgaattttataaatataggttatgtttatgttatttattaaatgaattccatataacaatgtattaaataaattattttttcaaagccaaatataattttataatttgaaaataattaaaaaatatatatttaatgaaaataaaatttaaggaaatttatttcttgttttaacaaaaatatgtgtacatatttatatattctattatatatataatatcatttaatataaaaacattgtgaatgtgtttatatattaatataattacataaaaatttttattttcttatttgtaagtattaattatatgcttataaatgaaagatacaacaattataaattataaattaaatatagtatataaaatatactacaagtgaaataaaattttgttttttttgaacatatgttacatgtaataatatattaaaatatataaaatatataaaagttatttcaaagtaatatatatattcatatcataaatatctttgaatttttaaaaatttataaaatgatatattatgaatatatgcatatattataattatgatatatatttaattaatataatattagtaaatataataaaaacccatatatatataaattttttttattttatatgaaattattattgattaaacttttttagttttatagaacatataaaatataattaattaaaatatatatattatttattatagcaaatctataatattataaacatgaaTGGTATAATACCTGAAATGGAACAAATCATCAGTCAACTTGAAAGAGGAACTGTAGtaacaaaattcttttcaaggaAAAGaccagaaaaaaaaactcttatGATAAGAAGAGAAACTAGACAAATTGTATGGTCAAGAAGTGCAACATTCAGACCTTTTGATGGTTcaggtaaaaaaattttcaattctcagaaattttaaaaataatttatagaataacaaTATTACTCTGTAATCCAAAGATACTTTCACTAATTTACTAATTATGATTAACTATTATGATTATGAACTATTATGATTAaactattacatttattaaatattaattaaatattattaattaaatattataatattaaataattaagagaatataaaagaattaataaacatgTGTATTTATACATTCACAAGATACTTATTCTAcaacaattgaaataaattttcacctAACATTCTAGGCACACATTTTGCATGGTTATGAAGATATATCTACAGCAAAAATGGGCAAAATATTATCTGAGGATACTATTTATAGGTCAAAAACCTGAAGGAAAGGTCCTTGTGAATAATGTATATGGGTGAGTTTATAATAAAGGTACAATCTAAATCAGTTAATGACTTGCATCTTATAAGCTTTTATGTACATGTTTTATATctcatgttaaattaaattaatatttttttctggcctcattatttttaatttgataatattcaattatataaatatatatgcatatcttGGTGGACATTTCCTTCATTTTTGGTCTACAAACAAATGAGCCCATGGATACTGTTGATATATTGGATCAGCCCCATTGGATAGCATGggtatttgattaaaatcaaaaattttaataattgtgaatGCACTGATTgtgtatattataacaaaacatgcatatgtaatataataattaaaaaaaaatatattttttttaaaaattgcttttatctctataaatgcataatatttaaaaacatattcttGCAcgttatattaacatattatatattttatatgtagttatataatattgtgttttattttttattaaatagatacataaatatatattttatatattaaaaaatgtattttttttatttt
Coding sequences within:
- the LOC108004129 gene encoding rac guanine nucleotide exchange factor JJ-like produces the protein MNSPRSPQTPLSFELKKIINDKNILSMRSRMKVLNSLNESNQKQFEEKEKNLRFQAIQEILTTEVTYLRQLEILMEYFIQPMFEKKLLNHNLLSTLSENIKTLYNVSGELIQELKEDPQNIADAFHKLAPFFKLYSIYAYDYEQILLLLQNKQENDIEFKNFINKQETRPEVGRKLPSLLITPIQRVPRYKLLLKEVLQHTSNKHKEYNLLQVCLVEVEKAARHINTFIEQYEETQKLLKLQKCIMNPINLVKPGRKLIKQGSLMRVSRRGSSVYKRYFVLLNDILLYCKGDPENSLTVCCVLPLNKCKIESVLSGGLFRIICLSETLLLYSEKDDSNLWIEAIQSSIKKYAECRQTLRKDSSSRKPLRHNNLNLFPSENIPIVAGKRKRSNKETKINLDASQIMYLKKDNEADPDIQSNNNCLVLLKKFKKFKNDSDSKCISSYKENINYKIIDKDIHLKENSISCLSSIHANYKQESSTLKSISEFFISIGSSIKEFFKFNSLR